In the genome of Shewanella denitrificans OS217, the window GCACTAATTACCCCCCAACATTGGAAATTAGGCTGATGACACAGTTCGAAGGTTCGCACATCCTCTCGGTAAGCCAGTTAGATCTCGACGCTATCAACACCATATTTGCCACTGCTAATAATATGACACCCTACGCCCTGCGAGAAAAACGCACTAAGGTGTTAGAAGGTGCGATCTTAGGTAACCTGTTTTTTGAACCCAGCACTCGTACTCGAGTGAGTTTCGGCTGTGCCTTTAACTTGTTAGGCGGCCATGTCAGAGAAACCACGGGAATGGCTTCATCGTCCTTGTCTAAGGGTGAATCCTTATACGACACAGCCCGAGTGTTATCGACCTATTCCGATGTGATTGCCATGCGTCATCCCGATGCCTACTCGGTAAAAGAATTTGCCGAAGGCAGCCGAGTACCTGTGATTAATGGCGGCGATGGCCCTAACGAGCATCCAACCCAAGCCTTATTAGATTTATTTACCATTCAAAAAGAACTTAGCCATTCTGGCATGGGGATCGATGGCATGCATATCGCCATGGTGGGCGATCTCAAATATGGCCGCACAGTACATTCACTGTCACGCCTGTTATGCATGTATAAAAACATTCAATTTACTTTGATCTCCCCAACAGAGCTGTCTATGCCAGATTATGTGCTCAATGACATAGAAAATGCCGGTCACAAGGTACACATTACCGATAAACTGGAAGGCAATTTGCATCAGGCCGATATCCTCTACTTAACCCGTATTCAAGAAGAACGCTTTCCCTCTCAGGAAGAAGCCAACAAATATCGCGGCAAGTTTAGGTTAAACCACAGCATTTATACCCAGCACTGTAAGTCTCACACTGTGATCATGCATCCCTTGCCAAGAGACTCGCGGGAACAGGCCAATGAGTTAGATAATGACCTCAATAGCCACCCCAGTTTAGCCATTTTCAGACAGGCAGATAATGGCCTGTTGATCCGTATGGCCCTGTTCGCATTAACCCTAGGGGTTGAAGATAAACTTAAGCAATACGAGTGTCCGGTGAATTGGTATTCCCGCAAAGGCGATAGATAACCGACACCAAACTCTTTAGCACTATATTTTTACATAAATTCAGTTATTAAGGACAACACATGAACCGTTCTGAAGCCCTATTTGAGCAGGCGAAGAAAACCATTCCCGGCGGTGTAAACTCGCCAGTGCGCGCCTTCAATGGTGTGGGTGGCTCGCCGCTTTTTATCGAAAAAGCCGATGGCGCTTATATTTTCGATGCTGACGGTAACAAATACATAGATTACGTCGGTTCTTGGGGACCGATGATCTTAGGCCATAACCACCCTAAAATTCGTCAAGCTGTACTCGATGCAGTAGAAAATGGCCTCTCCTTTGGCGCTCCCACTGAACTTGAAGTCAAGATGGCTGAAAAAGTCATCGCCATGGTGCCATCAATCGAACAAGTGCGCATGGTAAGCTCTGGCACTGAAGCCACCATGAGCGCCATTCGTCTTGCCCGCGGTTACACTAACCGTGACAAGATTTTAAAATTTGAAGGTTGTTACCACGGTCATGCCGACTGCTTGTTAGTTAAAGCGGGTTCTGGCGCCCTGACGTTAGGCCAACCTAGCTCGCCTGGCATCCCTGAAGATTTCGCTAAGCACACCTTAACGGCCACCTATAACGATTTAGCCTCGGTGCGTTCACTGTTCGAACTGCATCCCGATGCCATTTCTTGCATTATTTTAGAGCCTGTTGCTGGCAACATGAATTGCATCCCCCCTATTCCTGGCTTCCTACAAGGCCTGCGTGGCCTGTGTGATGAATTTGGTGCGCTACTTATCATAGATGAAGTGATGACAGGTTTTAGGGTCGCCATGGGCGGTGCTCAGGCTCATTATGGTGTCGTGCCAGACTTAACTACCCTAGGCAAAGTTATTGGCGGCGGCATGCCTGTCGGCGCCTTTGGCGGCAAGAAAGCCATAATGCAATATATCGCGCCGACTGGCCCTGTGTATCAAGCGGGCACGCTTTCCGGCAACCCCATTGCCATGAGTGCAGGTCTTGCGCAAATGGAAGCCTTGTGTGAACCAGGCCTTTACCCAGCATTAGCGGAAAAAACGCAGCGCATCGCCCTTGGTATGAAAGCGGCAGCCGACAAACACAGCATTCCACTGTCAATTACCTACGTGGGCGGCATGTTTGGCTTCTTCTTCACCACAGACTCTGCGCCTATGACATCTTTTGCGCAGGTCACTCAGTGCAATATGGAGCATTTCCGTTACTTCTATCATGCCATGCTAGCCCAAGGGGTGTATTTAGCCCCTAGCGCCTATGAAGCCGGTTTCTTATCCATGGCTCACGGCGAAGATGAACTAGCTATGACCCTTAAGGCTGTAGATAGCGTATTTGCTGAAATGAAAGTCGCTTTTAAACTCTAATTTCAAGCGCTATTCAGTCGTAACATTAAGGGACCTAAGGTCCCTTAATGTTGAAGTCTTACGCTATCAATTGCATTGCAAGGAAATAAATGGTCCTTTTTACCCTAAAAATTGCAAACTCGGTTGCGAAAATAGGGCCATTATGTTTTGATCGCCTCCGCCAAAATAAGCGACTAATGCCCCCTTAAATTAGTCAGTCCATCTTCTGGTCAAACACACAAAAACAGGTTGGAATTGCAGTCATGCTACACACCTTTCTTATCATTCTTGCTGTGCTCGCATTGCTGAGTATCGTGCTCGAAGAAGTCACCCATATTAATAAAGCGAAAACCACACTCTTCTTAGGCTGTATTGCCTGGGTCAGCTTGTTTATCGCTTCTGGCGATGCTGAACAGACTAAGATTGTTGCCGAAGAACTTAACGAAAACTTATTGGAAATTGCCACCCTATGGCTATTTTTAATGTCGACCATGACCTTTGTGGCCTACCTGAATGCCAAAGGCATGATCCAGATCATGGTGCAGAAACTGTTCCCTCAGCGGGTGTCGGTGCGCATGCTGATGATCCAGGTGGCCATGTTTTCGCTTTTTCTCTCAGCCATCTGCGATAACGTCACCGCAACCTTAGTGTCATTAGGTTTGCTCACCACCTTTAAGCTAGATAAGCAGATGAGAAGACGCATGGCCGTGCTTATCATCTTCGCAGTAAACTCTGGCGGCGTGGCGCTTATTACCGGTGATGTGACCACCTTGATGATATTCCTTGCGGGTAAAGTGCACATCTCAGATCTGCTGGTGTTGTTTATCCCGGCGGCGGTGAGCGTGATGTTATTGGCTGTGCTTTTCTCACTCAAAGCCGAAGGAGAAGTAAAAACCACCCCCATTAAGCAGCAATTTCGTACCGTGGATGTGGTCATTGCCGCTATTTTCTTCACCACTATCGTGATGACAATGGCACTGAATGTGTTCTTTAGCATACCGCCAGTGTTGAC includes:
- a CDS encoding aspartate carbamoyltransferase, giving the protein MTQFEGSHILSVSQLDLDAINTIFATANNMTPYALREKRTKVLEGAILGNLFFEPSTRTRVSFGCAFNLLGGHVRETTGMASSSLSKGESLYDTARVLSTYSDVIAMRHPDAYSVKEFAEGSRVPVINGGDGPNEHPTQALLDLFTIQKELSHSGMGIDGMHIAMVGDLKYGRTVHSLSRLLCMYKNIQFTLISPTELSMPDYVLNDIENAGHKVHITDKLEGNLHQADILYLTRIQEERFPSQEEANKYRGKFRLNHSIYTQHCKSHTVIMHPLPRDSREQANELDNDLNSHPSLAIFRQADNGLLIRMALFALTLGVEDKLKQYECPVNWYSRKGDR
- the nhaD gene encoding sodium:proton antiporter NhaD; this translates as MLHTFLIILAVLALLSIVLEEVTHINKAKTTLFLGCIAWVSLFIASGDAEQTKIVAEELNENLLEIATLWLFLMSTMTFVAYLNAKGMIQIMVQKLFPQRVSVRMLMIQVAMFSLFLSAICDNVTATLVSLGLLTTFKLDKQMRRRMAVLIIFAVNSGGVALITGDVTTLMIFLAGKVHISDLLVLFIPAAVSVMLLAVLFSLKAEGEVKTTPIKQQFRTVDVVIAAIFFTTIVMTMALNVFFSIPPVLTFLTGLSVMFLVGHMSRPDKEETQVLEYIRQVEFDTLLFFLGILLLVGMLKVIGTLDLLTQVYSMYDPNISNFFAGMGSALLDNVPLTAALLKAEPVLTTVEWLGLTYSVGVGGSLLVIGSASGIIAMSKVKELTFVSYLKYVPALLLCYCVGYGLTLFMAQQIHA
- the hemL gene encoding glutamate-1-semialdehyde 2,1-aminomutase codes for the protein MNRSEALFEQAKKTIPGGVNSPVRAFNGVGGSPLFIEKADGAYIFDADGNKYIDYVGSWGPMILGHNHPKIRQAVLDAVENGLSFGAPTELEVKMAEKVIAMVPSIEQVRMVSSGTEATMSAIRLARGYTNRDKILKFEGCYHGHADCLLVKAGSGALTLGQPSSPGIPEDFAKHTLTATYNDLASVRSLFELHPDAISCIILEPVAGNMNCIPPIPGFLQGLRGLCDEFGALLIIDEVMTGFRVAMGGAQAHYGVVPDLTTLGKVIGGGMPVGAFGGKKAIMQYIAPTGPVYQAGTLSGNPIAMSAGLAQMEALCEPGLYPALAEKTQRIALGMKAAADKHSIPLSITYVGGMFGFFFTTDSAPMTSFAQVTQCNMEHFRYFYHAMLAQGVYLAPSAYEAGFLSMAHGEDELAMTLKAVDSVFAEMKVAFKL